A segment of the Curtobacterium sp. MCSS17_007 genome:
CCTCGGGTCGGACCGCTCGCCGGTCGGCCGCTCGGCGACGACCATGACGATCCTCGGCTCGGCGGTCATCGTCGGGCAGTCGATCGCGTCCGCCGTCGTCGGCGAGGTCGCCGAGCGTGCCGGCGCCGACACGGCGATGCTGTTCCCGGCGTTCGCCGCGGCGCTGGTGGTCGTCGCGGCCGTGGCCGACCTGCTGTTGGCTCGCCGCGGCACCGCGCAGGCGGCCGCGTCCGTCTGAGCCGACCGGTCTCGCGACGACGGGACGGTGCAGGCTGGTCGGCATGCGCATCCTCGTCCTCGGCGGTACCGCCTGGCTCGGTCGGACGTTCGTGCAGCAGGCGCTCGCCGCCGGCCACGACGTCGTCTGCGCCGCGCGCGGGTCCGGCGTCCCCGACGGCGCCCGCTCACTCGTCGTCGACCGTGACGACGAGGGAGCACTCACCGACGTCGCCGCCGAGCACTGGGACGCGGTCCTCGACGTCTCGCGGACGCCGGAGCACGTCCGGCGTGCCGCCCGTGACCTCGGACGGGCGACCGACCGCTTCCTCCTCGTGTCGACGGTGAGCGTCTACGCGTCGCACGCCGGACGCCAGGCAGCGGAGGACGCCCCCGTGCTCGCGCCGTCCGACGACCCGGCCGAGTACGGCGCCGCGAAGGTCGCCTGCGAGCACGCGGTCCTCGACGCCGTCGGGCCGGAGCGTGCCGTACTCGCCCGCGCCGGGTTGATCGGCGGTCCGGGCGACCACACCGGTCGCAGCGGCCACTGGCCGTGGCGCTTCGCCCGCGCGGCGGAGACCGGTGGCGCGGTGCTCGTCCCCGCGGCGGACGACGGGTCGCCGTCGACGCACCCGACCTCCGTCGTCGACGTCCGAGACCTCGCCGCGTGGCTCCTCCGGCAGGCCACCGCACGGGACGCGGCCGCGGCCAGCGGACCGGTGAACGTGACGGGGGAGGCGGTGCCGCTCGGAGCGCTCCTCGCGACGGCACGCGCGGTCGCCCTGCGGGCCACGACCGCGGAGCACACCGCGCAGGACGGCGTCCCGACGGTACCGGTGTCGGACGCGTGGCTCGCCGAGCACGACGTCGCCCCGTGGTCCGGACCCCGGTCGCTCCCGCTCTGGCTGCCGGACGCGGACTGGCAGGGCCTGTCCGACCGGTCGAACGCCAGGGCGCGTGCCACCGGACTCACGCTCCGTCCGCTCGCCGAGACGCTCGCGGACACCCTGCGCTGGGAGGCCGGACGACCGGAGCACCCGCACGGCGCCGGCCTGACCGACGTCGAGCACGACGCGCTCGTGTCGGCGGCCCGGCGGCGCTGAGCCCCGGCCGAGACCGCGCCCGCGCGGCGCTCAGTCCTCCGTGTCGTCCACCAGCAGGTCCTCGTGCCGGTAGTCGTTCGACCGCAGCCCCGCCCGCGCGATCATGTGCGTCGAGACCGGCACCAGGAACAGCTGGAACACCAGGATCGGCACGGCGACCCAGAACGCGGTCCACGTCCACACCGCCACGACCAGTGCCGCGAGTGCGAGCGCCAGGCCGAGCACCTGCGGCTTCGCCATGGCGTGCAGGCGGACGAGCGGGTCGGGGAAGCGCACGATCCCGATCGCCGCGCCGAGCGACAGCGCGGCACTGACCAGGAGCAGCGCCAGGGCGATCCACGCGCGGACGCCGGCGCCCTCGACGAAGGACTCGAGGATCTCGATCACGAACGTTCCTCCTCGACGGCGTGCTCCGGGGTCGTGGCGTCACGGCCCTCGTCCGACGGGTCGGACGACGGGGTGACGATCCGGGCGACCGCGATCGTCGCGAACACGCTCGTCGCCGCGATCACCACGAGCACGGGCACCCCGGTCAGGTCCTGCCGGACGACCATCGCGGCCGCGATCACGACGAGGGCCGTGGTCAGCACCATGTCGGAGCCGATCATGCGGTCGAGGATCGTCGGGCCCCGCACGATCCGACCGACGGCGAGGGCGAGCGTGGTCCCGAGCAACGCGAGGACGAGCACGATCCCGATCGCCATCACGACCACCGCGGCGCTCACCGGACCACCTCCGGCAGCGGCTCGGACAGCTCAGAGACGTCCTGTGCCGAGCCGACGGCTCGGATGACGAGCGCCTCGATGCGGTGCGCCTCGCGGGCGGCGTCCTCGACCTGCTCGATGCGCTCGGTGTCGAGCACGTGCAGCAGCAGCCGGCGGCGCGGCAGGTCGACGTCCGCCACGTAGGAACCGGGAACGAGGGAGATCGCCAGGGTGGCGAGGGTGAAGGTCATCTCGGACGTGGTGTGCATCTGCACGAGCACGATCGAGCTGCGCCGGACGCCACGGGGCCGCACGGCGACCCACGCCACCCGGAACGAGGCAGCGACCACGAGCCCCGCCCACACCACCAGGAACCACAGCAGTCGCGGCACCGACAGCCGCTTGGACAGGGGGACCGGCGGCAGCGGCAGGAGCTGCGTCACCAGGAGCGCGACGACCACGCCGCAGAGCAGGGTGAGCGGGGTCCACGACCCCCACAGGAGTGCCCACAGCACGGTCAGGCCGACGGCCAGCGGGACGTCGTACCGCCATGCGAGGGCTATCCGGCGGGCGTTCGAGATGCGGCGGGTGTCACTCAACGGTGCCTCCCAGGACGGCCTGCACGTAGCGGTCGGGCGACTCCAGCGACTCCGCGGCGCGGGTCGCGTAGCCGTAGAGCGGTCCGGCGACGACGGTCAGGGCGACCGATCCGAGCACCGCGACGGTCGTGACGGCGACGAGCATCCGGGGCAGCCGCGGACGCTCCGGCGCCTCGCCGACCGTGGCGGTCGAGCCGGTGGCCGGACGGGAGGCGCTGCTCGCGTGCGCCTCGTCGGTCACGGTGGTGGAGCCTCCCGGGTGGTAGGCCTCGCCCGTCTCCTCGGACACGGTCAGGGGCGCCGGTTCCGGCGACCGCAGGTCCGCGTGCGGCTCCGCGGTGGTGGCGTGCGGTGCGGCTGCCTCGGCAGCCGGACGCGGCCGCCAGAAGGCCGCGTCCCAGACGCGCATCAGCGCGTACAGGGTCAGGAGGCTCGTGACCACCCCGGCACCGACGGTCCCCCACGCCATCGGTGACCCGTCGATCGCCGCGGCGCGGAACAGGCCGAGCTTGCCGATGAAGCCGGAGAACGGCGGGATCCCGCCCAGGTTGAAGGCCGGCACCAGGTAGAGCGCGGCCAGCAGCGGCGCCGCCTTCAGCAGCCCACCGAGCGATCGGGTCGAGGTGGTCCCGCCGACCCGTTCCATCACGCCCGAGACCAGGAAGAGGGTGGTCTGCACGACGATGTGGTGCACCGTGTAGAAGACCGCGGCGGCGGTGCCGACGACGGACCCGAGCCCGACGCCCATCACCATGAAGCCGATGTGGCTGATGAGCGTGAAGGACAGCAGTCGCTTCACGTCCGTCTGCGACACCGCGCCGAGCACCCCGACGATCATCGTGAGCACCGCCACGACGAGCAGGATCGTGTTGAGCTGCGGCCGGGGGAAGATGATCGTCTCGAGGCGGATGATCGCGTAGATGCCGACCTTCGTGAGCAGGCCCGCGAAGACCGCGGTGACGGGCGCGGGGGCGGTCGGGTACGAGTCGGGCAGCCAGAACGCCAGGGGGAAGACGGCCGCCTTGATGCCGAACGCGATGAGCAGCATGGTGTGCAGGAGCAGCTGCACGTGTTCGGGCAGCCCGGCCACGCGCTCGGAGATCTGCGCGATGTTGACGGTGCCGGTCGCGCCGTAGACGAGCCCGATCGACGCGAGGAAGAGCGCCGACGCGATGAGGCTCGTGATGATGTACGTCGTGCCGGCGCGGACGCGCTGCTCGCTGCCACCGAGGGTGATGAGCACGTAGCTCGCCACGAGCAGCATCTCGAACGCGACGTAGAGGTTGAAGAGGTCGCCGGCCATGAAGGCGTCGAGCACGCCGGCCGCGAGCACCAGGTAGGTCGGGTAGAAGATCGTGACCGGGGCGTCCTCGTCGTCGGCGGCCAGCCCCTGGCCGATCGAGAAGAGCAGGACGAGCAGGAGCACGCTCGCGCTCACGGTCAGGAGCAGGGCGCTCAGCCGGTCGACCACGAGCGAGATGCCGTACGGGGCCTGCCAGCCGCCGACCTGGACCACGAACGTGCCGTGCTGGTCGACGAGCACCATGAGGGTGCCGGCCACGACGACGGCGATCGCGAGGACCGCCACGGTGATCGCGCGCTGCAACTCCTGGTGTCGCAGCAGTCCGAGCGCGACGGCGGCTCCGAGCAGCGGGACGAGGACGAGCAGGGGGACGAGCCAGGTCATCGGGTTGCCTCCTGGTCCGGCCGCGGGGCGCGCTCGTGGGGATCGTCGGCGTCCTCCGGGGCCTTCGGGTCGAAGTCGGCCTCGGGGTCCGCGTCGTCGTCGTCCTCGCGGTCGCGGCCGATCGCGGCGTCGGCTTCGTCGACCTCGACCTCGTCGGCGCGGGACAGCTTCCACGACCGGTGGATGAGCGCGAGCAGGAAGGCGCTCACGGCGAAGGTGATCACGATCGCGGTCAGGGCGAAGGCCTGCGGCAGCGGGTCGGTGATGCCCTCGGCGGACCCACCGATCGGCGGGTCGCCCGCGGCGCCGGACATGATGAGCAGGAGCAGGTTGAGCGCGTTCCCGAGCAGCAGGAAGCCGAGCAGCATGCGGGTGAGCGATCGTTCGAGCAGCAGGTAGACACCGCACGAGAACAGGACCGCCATCGCGATGACGAGGACCAGGGTGATGGTCATACGGCACTCCCTTCCGGGGTCGATGCGGCGGCGTTGTCGTGCGGGTCGTCCTCGGTGGTGTCCTGCACCCGGGCGCGGCTGTCCTCGAGGCGCTGCCGGTCCACCTCGGCACCGAGGCTCCTGAGCACGTCGAGCACGAGCCCGACCACCACCAGGTAGACGCCGACGTCGAAGAACGTCGCGGTGACGAACTCGACGTGCCCGAGGACGGGGACCGTCGCCTCGAAGAACTCGGAGTACAGCGCCTCCTTGCCGAAGAAGAGCGGCACGATCGCGGTGGTGGCAGCGGTCGCGACGCCGAGTCCGAGCAGGCGTCCGGCACGGACGGGAGCTGCGGCGCCGAGTTCGGCCGGGCCGCCGGCCAGGTAGCGGGCCGCGAGCGCGATGCCCGCGACCAGACCGCCCGCGAACCCGCCGCCCGCAGCGTTGTGCCCGGCGAACAGCAGGTAGAGCGACAGGACGATCAGCCCGTGGAAGAGCAGTCGGACGACCACGTCGAGCAGGGCCGAACGGCCGGTGGGGATCGACGCGCTCGTCGGCAGCCAGGCCCGCGGCTCGCCGTCGGGCCGGTGCTTGTCGCCCGCGACGCTCGCCGGCAGGTCGCGGAGGCGGGGGAGCGTGTCCTCGCGGGAGTTGACGAAGATGAGGCTCGCGACGCCCGTGGCGGCGGCGACGACGACCGTGAGTTCGCCGAGGGTGTCCCAGCCGCGCAGGTCGACGAGCGCCACGTTCACGACGTTGAGCCCGTGCCCGAAGGACTTCGTCAGGGCCGGGATGTCCGGCCAGATCGGCGCGCTGTTCCGGGCCGACGCGGCGACCACGACCACGATCGCCATCGTGGCACCCGCGAGCCCGGCGAAGAGCGCCCGCACGACCCGGAAGCGTGACGGGTTGGCCGTTGCGATGCGCGGTGGGAGCCGGCGGAGCACGAGGACGAAGGCGATGAGGGTGACCGTCTCGACGACGAGCTGGGTGAGCGCGAGGTCGACGGCGCCGTGCAGGACGAAGAGCACGGACATGCCGTACCCGGTGACCCCGACGAGCACCGCTGCGGCGAACCGGGTCTTCGCGGTGAGCACGGCGACCGCGGCGACGGCCATCACGACGACCACGGGTACCTGGCCCCACGAGTCGGCGAACCGCACGCGGAACTGCCACGGACCGCCGAGCACGAGGTTCGCGATCGCCCCGGCGACGAACACCGAGAGGATGACGGTCAGGTAGTAGGGGAGCGAACCGCGCTGCACCCCGGCGGTCAGCCCGGTCGCCAGGCGGTCGAGGCCGCGCATGGTCTTCCGGTAGGTGCCGGACGCGCTCGGTGAGCCGGCGAGCCGGTGCTGCAGGGCCTCGACCGGACGGCGCAGCAGGAACAGGGCGACACCGCCGACGAGGGTGATCGCCGACAGCCCGAGCGCCGGCTCGAGTCCGTGCCAGAGCGCCAGGTGCGG
Coding sequences within it:
- a CDS encoding NAD-dependent epimerase/dehydratase family protein; its protein translation is MRILVLGGTAWLGRTFVQQALAAGHDVVCAARGSGVPDGARSLVVDRDDEGALTDVAAEHWDAVLDVSRTPEHVRRAARDLGRATDRFLLVSTVSVYASHAGRQAAEDAPVLAPSDDPAEYGAAKVACEHAVLDAVGPERAVLARAGLIGGPGDHTGRSGHWPWRFARAAETGGAVLVPAADDGSPSTHPTSVVDVRDLAAWLLRQATARDAAAASGPVNVTGEAVPLGALLATARAVALRATTAEHTAQDGVPTVPVSDAWLAEHDVAPWSGPRSLPLWLPDADWQGLSDRSNARARATGLTLRPLAETLADTLRWEAGRPEHPHGAGLTDVEHDALVSAARRR
- the mnhG gene encoding monovalent cation/H(+) antiporter subunit G; its protein translation is MIEILESFVEGAGVRAWIALALLLVSAALSLGAAIGIVRFPDPLVRLHAMAKPQVLGLALALAALVVAVWTWTAFWVAVPILVFQLFLVPVSTHMIARAGLRSNDYRHEDLLVDDTED
- a CDS encoding sodium:proton antiporter, with translation MSAAVVVMAIGIVLVLALLGTTLALAVGRIVRGPTILDRMIGSDMVLTTALVVIAAAMVVRQDLTGVPVLVVIAATSVFATIAVARIVTPSSDPSDEGRDATTPEHAVEEERS
- a CDS encoding Na+/H+ antiporter subunit E; amino-acid sequence: MSDTRRISNARRIALAWRYDVPLAVGLTVLWALLWGSWTPLTLLCGVVVALLVTQLLPLPPVPLSKRLSVPRLLWFLVVWAGLVVAASFRVAWVAVRPRGVRRSSIVLVQMHTTSEMTFTLATLAISLVPGSYVADVDLPRRRLLLHVLDTERIEQVEDAAREAHRIEALVIRAVGSAQDVSELSEPLPEVVR
- a CDS encoding Na+/H+ antiporter subunit D: MTWLVPLLVLVPLLGAAVALGLLRHQELQRAITVAVLAIAVVVAGTLMVLVDQHGTFVVQVGGWQAPYGISLVVDRLSALLLTVSASVLLLVLLFSIGQGLAADDEDAPVTIFYPTYLVLAAGVLDAFMAGDLFNLYVAFEMLLVASYVLITLGGSEQRVRAGTTYIITSLIASALFLASIGLVYGATGTVNIAQISERVAGLPEHVQLLLHTMLLIAFGIKAAVFPLAFWLPDSYPTAPAPVTAVFAGLLTKVGIYAIIRLETIIFPRPQLNTILLVVAVLTMIVGVLGAVSQTDVKRLLSFTLISHIGFMVMGVGLGSVVGTAAAVFYTVHHIVVQTTLFLVSGVMERVGGTTSTRSLGGLLKAAPLLAALYLVPAFNLGGIPPFSGFIGKLGLFRAAAIDGSPMAWGTVGAGVVTSLLTLYALMRVWDAAFWRPRPAAEAAAPHATTAEPHADLRSPEPAPLTVSEETGEAYHPGGSTTVTDEAHASSASRPATGSTATVGEAPERPRLPRMLVAVTTVAVLGSVALTVVAGPLYGYATRAAESLESPDRYVQAVLGGTVE
- a CDS encoding Na(+)/H(+) antiporter subunit C produces the protein MTITLVLVIAMAVLFSCGVYLLLERSLTRMLLGFLLLGNALNLLLLIMSGAAGDPPIGGSAEGITDPLPQAFALTAIVITFAVSAFLLALIHRSWKLSRADEVEVDEADAAIGRDREDDDDADPEADFDPKAPEDADDPHERAPRPDQEATR